Part of the Anabrus simplex isolate iqAnaSimp1 chromosome 4, ASM4041472v1, whole genome shotgun sequence genome is shown below.
TTTAAGGAGGGAATTTTCAAACCATGCTGTGAAGGAAGCAGCATTCATTTCTTCGTGGTAGTCCCCTGTTTTTCGCGACCGAAACATGAGGAAACAATTTGGAATGAAGCCTCGTGCAGTGCCAGCATGCAGAACAATGATCCTACCTCCCTTTCGTAACGGGGCTTTCATTGTGCTTTCTGGTGTTCTGTCTGACAACCCATTGGTTAAGGTGTGGCCAGCGTTTACAAATGTTTCATCAAGCCACACAATGCTTTTGTAATCTGCATTCCTAACAGCCCTCAAGTAGCGACAGTGCCGAGCTACGATATCATGTCTCTCCATCAACACAGTTCGGTTTGTGTATTTTTCAAAATGAAATCCTAACTTATGAAGGGAGATTCAAAGAGAAAACGCACTACCAAaaaacaatttatcttctctaagaCTCTTATGTAGTTTTCGTAGTGTTGGGTGTTCCTTTCTCTTGTAATAGGCATATATATGCCGTCGAATTGCTCCTTCCTGGAAACCATCCATACTGGTCACACGTTTGTCATAGtgtcgggttttgcccggtgttgataacccgTCATGTGATGGTCCAGATACATCCACTCCCTgtctttccccttcaccttcttcccaaggctccttttctttcttttctttttctttccctattctaattactgtagcttcagAAATTTtgaaagctgctgctgttctttctacaactttgttaacgtctatcagtggggctccattttccctttcagcctcaaaatattcccgtaaggcacataacatatcgcgagcttgaccacgatAGCAaagccatgcctccccattacccttgccttttttctaggcgaatgaattctaggtcgccctcgtcGTTTAGCGGcactctgaacgggttgcaacattttgagttcagtaaatgagatggtgttaaaatgacactatactacacaatactaaaatttacactacactagaacgCCAGCcttgataacgatacacttattaacacaaacacaatagaactataatatttagctgatttcaaaaacacactatacagagaatgatatcactcaaagtagacattgttagcccagccacatgtgctgcggtatactatattggcaacgtggaactcagACCGACCGCCTCTCGAAGCTGTAAGAGAGcaggggtaggaaaagggagagtgcatgtcGAGCTGcgattggctgaaacgggaggcgtgtactggttgccatagtaactgccacctcctactaccacgctgagagctgtcagaacacgcacattgttttaatagcactataaagTTATTCTGCTCTGTAACTCAACATTCAAAAGGTAACCCATTATAGTCTCGACAGTGAAACCTTAATATTGTTGTATTGTAGCCAATTTAAACAAACACTCCCCAGTGTTACCCTATGGTAATGCTAGCCGTTCATGGGTTTAGCATCATGGAGGCTCATTATACAGTCTTACAGTCTCCATCAATCTTTATCAAGTGCTGGTAATATTCAGAGTCCTTCCCTTACCCTGTTGTCTCATGCTCCAGACATGCCTGATAACACTACCACTATAATCATGGTGGCTTGACTAACACACACTGGTGGCTATTCTAGACATTACGGATCATTACAACTCCAATCATTTACACATCCATAAGATAAGTTGCTTAGGAGAAAAATGGAATCCACTATAGAGAGTAAGAAAAGTtgagagaccaagatgacaatggtaaAACTCTGTTTTTAATAAATTAGGCCatggagctagttgcaaataggggattgtgatGGCACATAgttaaatcacagaggcttgcagactaaattttgaaaggcattacagtctttaatgaagatgtatgtagatAAATATATGTGCTATTAATGTTGCAAAAATAtgggaccaatgacctagatgttaggcctctttaaacaagtatcattatcatcatcatcatcatcaatgctaCAAAATACTCTCTCTTTTTGAAGGGTACCAATGATTTATgttgaaattgtatctccataaAATGCTTAGCATCTAATCACAGCGTAACATTTGCTTCATATTCTCCTTTTCCTTGTTCTTTCCTCACTGTAATTAAATTCTATGTTTCAAGCTTTCTTAATTCCCCTAATGTTCTTTGTCTTTTTTCGTAGGATTCATCAAAGCGACGTCCGACCAAAGATGCTTCTAAACGACGCCGTGAAATACAACGTACTATTGAACGTCTTCAACCTGGAAAGAGTAAAGGAAATCTCATTTCAAATATTCAGAGTGCTAGTAAAGTGACTGAGGAGGGAAGTACTCTGGGTAAACCAAAGGACACACGAAATTCACTAATAACAAAACCAGACGAAACAACTCCAAAACTAAGTTTAGGGACAGTATTGGGCAGTGATGTGTTAGGATTTGGAGTTGGTCAGAACAGCCACAGTTTTGATGTCGAAGACAAGCATGAAGAACTAAAGTCAGAGATCTCAGCTGATGATGGAATAAAACCTTCCATAGAAATGCGTGTTAAAACTCCAGAACCACAAATTGATAAAATAATTTCTGATCCTGTTCCATTGAAAAGTGAGAAAGAAGAATTAGAAATTAAATCCAGTAACAAAGACACCAAACAAGATAAAGTAACACCAAATCACAGTGCTTGGTTTAAAGCATTTGGAGCTCCAAAACCGGCATCTGCTCCAAAGCGAAAAGCAGAATCTGTGCAAGAAATATCAACTTCAGAAATGATTAGTATGGAGGAGAGAAGAAACCAAGTTCTTGCTCATGGTTCTAGCCCCGGTTTAATCGAAATACCTTCAATGAAAAGTGATATTGTGAGGCCTTTACCAGAAAGAGGGGTTATTCATAAGTTGACAGGTGATGTAATAAGAACTGTGCCATTAATGGAGGAGGTTGAAAGGAAAGCAATAATCTCACCACACCACAAGACACTTCCAGATGAAGCCATGAGTCCTCAGCAACAGATCACACCCCGTCAAAGAAAAATTAGCACTGGAAGTAGTGTATCTGAGAGGTCATCTTTTAGCCAAGATCTAATGGATCCCTTGGATGGTTCTTCACCTCGATTAAGTATGGATGAGCGCTTAGGTTGTTATCCTGCTCCATACCCTTCTCCAATGCACCGTTCTCCAATGGCTGCATCTCCGGTAATGGCATCCCCAAGACCAGAAGAAGGCCTGAAATTAGCATCTTATCCTCCACTTAATGGCACGATTCGTGTTGGTTTCTATCAAGATACCTCTTCCTCTTTACAGAAGAGTAGTCCTGAGAAGAGCAATAGTAGCTGTAGTCCCAGAGATCAGTTACCAACATCACCATTTCCTACATACCCTCCTCGAATGTATCCACCTCCGCATGACCCAGGAGGATTTTTGCCATATCAGAGTCATGCACCAGGTCCACCAGGTCCAACCTCAACATCAGAATCTATATATGATAACCTCCCACTGTACAGTGCAAGCCCAGTAATGCAGTATTATGATACAAGCAAACCACTTACTGATCAGTACAGGGCAGCTCGAACGCAGCCGTCAGATAACTACTCTCCACCAACTGTAACTAGCTCTCTTTCTTCATCATCTTCTAGTCATCAACAAGGTGTGGATATTCCACAATCTCGTCCTAATGCAATCCATAAAACACCTTCGGTAATTCCTGTGAAGAAGAGATTATATAGTGAAATTGATTCGAGTTCAGGATCACAAGCAGCTGTTAGATTTTGTCAGACTTCTGTTTCACCAACAACCCATGCATCTGACAGGCTACATCTATCTGCATTGGAAAATCAGCATGGAATGGATAAATTGACTGATAAGAAACATTCTTCAACGAGTGCATCACTGCAAGCATCTGAAAGGATTCTTGCCTTGCAGAATAATGAAAGATTGAGCCAACCAAGTAGCATAATTACATCTGTGGGAGATAGGCAGCAGGGTCTAGATATGAGTAGTCGACGAACACCTGAAATTTTACATCAGTCATCTCGTCCAGAGAAACAGTCTCACTCCGCAGTAACTGAAAGGTTACAGCAGTCACCAGCGCGATGCAGTACTTCATCCCCATCAGATAGACTTCAACAAACACCGCTAGGTAGTCCCCAAGCATCAGAGGTATCGCAGACATCTAAACAGCGACCTGTATCTTCAGCTCAAATATCGGAAAAGGAAAGTACATCTGCAGAAGATCTTTCTAAAGTTTCAGATAGGTTATGCTCGAGCCCTGAACCGCAGTCTACTGTAAGGCAACACCAAAACAATTCAACGCTTGCTCATCAGGCTAATGATTCATTGCATCGGATTACAGTGAACAAAGCTGGAATATCTCAGGATCAACCAAGTTCAGCAGCAGAAAGATTGCAGCAAACACCAGTATCCTCAGTGGATACTGAACAGTCATCAGACAAATTACATCCAACTGTCACAACTAGTGTGTCACTATTATCtgaaagactgcaccaaaactctgtTTCATCGATACGCAGTGGAGACTTAAGTTTCCATAGAGGACCATTTTCACCAGTACCACCATCTTCACTAGGAATGGACCCTTTAGCATTACGTGGCAACTTAGCAAATCTTTCTCATATAGTGGACAGGTTTCCTCCTGATGAAAGACTTCTTACGGGTTTGCAGGCTGCTGGATCACCATTTTATGGAGAAAAAGGTCTGGGACCTCAACATATTTTTGGACAAAGTGTTTCCACCACTTTGCCTACTTCAATTTCATCCACATCAGCTGCAATGGCTATGTTTTCTCAACCATCATCAGCTATAATGACTATGGCCTATAACCATGACAGTCGGATGGTACCATCTCCAATTGCTTACAGTCGATCTGTATCAGAATTGTCTTCTGCATTGTCAAACAAAACTTCTGATATCCAATCGTATAATCGAACAGTACCAGAGCTGTCTTCAATGCTGCCAAGTAAAACAACCCCTCCTTTGAATGTTCAGCCTGCTTTTAATAGAACtgaattatctggaattcttccaAGCAAGGTATCATCTCCTCTTACTGTTCAGACAGCTTATAATCGAACAGTAACCAATCTTTCCTCAGTGTTACCTGGTAAGAGTACACCGCCAATGGACCTTCAGACAACATATAAGCATTCTGTGTCTGATTTATCATCTATCTTATCTAATAAAGTGTCTGTGCCACAACCTCTTAGTGTCCCTTCATCATATAATAGGTCAGCTACAGACTATTCTATTTTGTCTACTAAAACAACTGAATCTCAGCCTGTATCTAAATCTTCTCGTAAGCGTAAATCAAAGCAGGCTGTTTCCAGTAGTGAAGTGTCAGTGGTAAGCAGTGCTGCAAGTTCCACAGCATTTCAGCAGTATGTAGGACTCAAGAACAGTACTGCTGTGTCTGAACCTTCAGCTATTGCTCTCAAGACTACTAGTGTAGTGCCTGGAAGTGCCTTTAACTTTGGCCCTGCACCTTCTGGCCTTGGACTATACACAGACAAAGAAAGTTATCCCGGATTTCTTGAGGATTACCGGACTGCTTCTTCTAGTTTCTTCATGGCTGCTACAGATCCTGGACGTGAGAAGATTTCTCAGAGTTCGCATCCAGCCACTCCTAGTTCCCCATTCCAATTTTTGAGCCATCCACAACCACGACCACCTGGATATCCATCATTGGCTCCAGCCTTCATGAATCATCACCAGCCTGCTCTTGTGGATGCTTCGGGTGCTGCAACACCTTTGTACCAGCAGTATTTGCAGCGTCATCAAGAGGAACTTCTTCGTCATTCAGGAACTCCAATGGTGTTGCATCAAGGCTTATTAGGCCCTCCAACTGGCTACCCTCCAGGCTATCATCCTGCCTTGGGTATTCGTCAACCTTACGACACGTTAAATAGACCTGCATGGCTCTGATAGTATGCAACTTCATGTTGAAAGTTGTTACAATATTTCATGCTAAGCAGAATATATGAAACGTTTTTAAATCGATACCAAAGAATATTCATCTGAAATTTATCACCATTGTTTTTTAAGATTTTTTTATCTGTAGTGTATATTGTT
Proteins encoded:
- the dikar gene encoding uncharacterized protein dikar — protein: MQMDDIQSWWEVPSIAHFCSLFRAAFNLLDFDIEELEEALLTDGTEDCGSSLLQELIVRLLCGCLGNNDISTFNYQMFLRRLFRQKCQEYGRDNPFNTDMDFQFLPLRTKVEILHALCDFRLDADDVQDVLKNLESDSLRVEPLGYDENNSAYWYFYGTRLYKEDYPKFKKKAKEKRRKGKEEKKRKKHSKSPSESDTEEKIPGVWKVICFTEQDWDKITESFKDSRSKSERALYHTLSEDFLPEIPRLFLEKERLQRKRLLEYQPRRQSSRLEKLKQQKEEEKELLQRELEERLRHQQQEQEKKDRLLQQESRSNRALLRSISRTNSECGSTGSLVDSISDNRSNRSSTFVGRQTNNSLSSATGQIVIQGLRRKLRSSQVFKQTEEDLQTGMYKILEHIKNHEDAWPFMEPVDEEYAPRYYSIISKPMDLQRMEDKLDEGEYLSFAEFKADFKLIVDNCRQYNGTDNEYTEMVGNLQEAFQAAVNRYLESDPSSDEEVAVEFPDDQPQDHAQSRRSTHSHRQQTPRKKEEEPEPELPRSPTPVSIPSPPSSIAEENEPEHEKEIEEKSEEPVPEAPDTEGSSTKDGVDSKHQNSNNSMKRKKKTGVIKNAAAIEALELATEQTLKDINKWLDDTPRFSEFSSASNSPSHFIGAEEYEVVGSRIDNEYRRNLKLDRPPRTKDSKDSSKRRPTKDASKRRREIQRTIERLQPGKSKGNLISNIQSASKVTEEGSTLGKPKDTRNSLITKPDETTPKLSLGTVLGSDVLGFGVGQNSHSFDVEDKHEELKSEISADDGIKPSIEMRVKTPEPQIDKIISDPVPLKSEKEELEIKSSNKDTKQDKVTPNHSAWFKAFGAPKPASAPKRKAESVQEISTSEMISMEERRNQVLAHGSSPGLIEIPSMKSDIVRPLPERGVIHKLTGDVIRTVPLMEEVERKAIISPHHKTLPDEAMSPQQQITPRQRKISTGSSVSERSSFSQDLMDPLDGSSPRLSMDERLGCYPAPYPSPMHRSPMAASPVMASPRPEEGLKLASYPPLNGTIRVGFYQDTSSSLQKSSPEKSNSSCSPRDQLPTSPFPTYPPRMYPPPHDPGGFLPYQSHAPGPPGPTSTSESIYDNLPLYSASPVMQYYDTSKPLTDQYRAARTQPSDNYSPPTVTSSLSSSSSSHQQGVDIPQSRPNAIHKTPSVIPVKKRLYSEIDSSSGSQAAVRFCQTSVSPTTHASDRLHLSALENQHGMDKLTDKKHSSTSASLQASERILALQNNERLSQPSSIITSVGDRQQGLDMSSRRTPEILHQSSRPEKQSHSAVTERLQQSPARCSTSSPSDRLQQTPLGSPQASEVSQTSKQRPVSSAQISEKESTSAEDLSKVSDRLCSSPEPQSTVRQHQNNSTLAHQANDSLHRITVNKAGISQDQPSSAAERLQQTPVSSVDTEQSSDKLHPTVTTSVSLLSERLHQNSVSSIRSGDLSFHRGPFSPVPPSSLGMDPLALRGNLANLSHIVDRFPPDERLLTGLQAAGSPFYGEKGLGPQHIFGQSVSTTLPTSISSTSAAMAMFSQPSSAIMTMAYNHDSRMVPSPIAYSRSVSELSSALSNKTSDIQSYNRTVPELSSMLPSKTTPPLNVQPAFNRTELSGILPSKVSSPLTVQTAYNRTVTNLSSVLPGKSTPPMDLQTTYKHSVSDLSSILSNKVSVPQPLSVPSSYNRSATDYSILSTKTTESQPVSKSSRKRKSKQAVSSSEVSVVSSAASSTAFQQYVGLKNSTAVSEPSAIALKTTSVVPGSAFNFGPAPSGLGLYTDKESYPGFLEDYRTASSSFFMAATDPGREKISQSSHPATPSSPFQFLSHPQPRPPGYPSLAPAFMNHHQPALVDASGAATPLYQQYLQRHQEELLRHSGTPMVLHQGLLGPPTGYPPGYHPALGIRQPYDTLNRPAWL